Proteins encoded in a region of the Lemur catta isolate mLemCat1 chromosome 14, mLemCat1.pri, whole genome shotgun sequence genome:
- the RGR gene encoding RPE-retinal G protein-coupled receptor isoform X1 — protein sequence MAEPGTLPTGFRELEVLAVGTVLLVEALSGLSLNGLTIFSFCKTPELRTPSHLLVLSLAIADSGISLNALFAATSILLRVSHRHWPYGSDGCQAHGFQGSLTVFASICGSAAIAWGRYHHYCTRSQLSWSTAISLVLFVWVSSAFWAALPLLGWGHYNHEPLGTCCILDYSRGDRNFISFLFTMAFFNFLMPLFITLTSYRLMEQKLRKSGHLQVNTTLPARTLLLGWGPYALLYLYATVADVTSISPKLQMVPALIAKTVPTINAINYALGSEMLRRGIWQCLSPQRSKQDRAK from the exons ATGGCAGAGCCCGGCACCCTGCCCACCGGCTTCAGGGAGCTCGAGGTGCTGGCTGTGGGGACCGTGCTGCTGGTGGAAG CTCTCTCCGGTCTCAGCCTCAATGGGCTGACCATCTTCTCCTTCTGCAAGACCCCGGAGCTGCGCACTCCCAGCCACCTGCTGGTGCTGAGCTTGGCTATTGCGGACAGCGGGATCAGCCTGAACGCCCTCTTTGCAGCCACATCTATCCTCCTCCG TGTCTCCCACAGGCACTGGCCCTACGGCTCGGATGGCTGCCAGGCTCACGGCTTCCAGGGCTCCTTGACAGTGTTTGCCAGCATCTGCGGCAGCGCGGCCATCGCCTGGGGGCGCTATCACCACTACTGCACCC GCAGCCAACTGTCATGGAGCACGGCCATCTCTCTGGTGCTGTTTGTGTGGGTGTCTTCTGCCTTCtgggcagccctgcccctcctgggtTGGGGACACTATAACCACGAGCCACTGGGGACATGCTGCATCCTGGACTACTCCAGAGGGGACAG AAACTTCATCAGTTTCCTCTTCACCATGGCCTTCTTCAACTTCCTCATGCCCCTCTTCATCACACTCACGTCCTACCGGCTCATGGAGCAGAAACTCAGGAAGAGTGGCCATCTGCAG GTGAACACCACTCTGCCAGCCAGGACGCTGCTGCTCGGCTGGGGCCCCTATGCCCTCCTGTATCTGTACGCGACCGTCGCCGACGTGACTTCCATCTCCCCCAAACTGCAGATG GTGCCTGCCCTCATTGCCAAAACGGTGCCCACGATCAACGCCATCAACTATGCCCTGGGCAGTGAGATGCTCCGCAGGGGAATCTGGCAGTGCCTCTCACCGCAGAGGAGCAAGCAGGACAGAGCCAAGTGA
- the RGR gene encoding RPE-retinal G protein-coupled receptor isoform X2: MAEPGTLPTGFRELEVLAVGTVLLVEALSGLSLNGLTIFSFCKTPELRTPSHLLVLSLAIADSGISLNALFAATSILLRHWPYGSDGCQAHGFQGSLTVFASICGSAAIAWGRYHHYCTRSQLSWSTAISLVLFVWVSSAFWAALPLLGWGHYNHEPLGTCCILDYSRGDRNFISFLFTMAFFNFLMPLFITLTSYRLMEQKLRKSGHLQVNTTLPARTLLLGWGPYALLYLYATVADVTSISPKLQMVPALIAKTVPTINAINYALGSEMLRRGIWQCLSPQRSKQDRAK, from the exons ATGGCAGAGCCCGGCACCCTGCCCACCGGCTTCAGGGAGCTCGAGGTGCTGGCTGTGGGGACCGTGCTGCTGGTGGAAG CTCTCTCCGGTCTCAGCCTCAATGGGCTGACCATCTTCTCCTTCTGCAAGACCCCGGAGCTGCGCACTCCCAGCCACCTGCTGGTGCTGAGCTTGGCTATTGCGGACAGCGGGATCAGCCTGAACGCCCTCTTTGCAGCCACATCTATCCTCCTCCG GCACTGGCCCTACGGCTCGGATGGCTGCCAGGCTCACGGCTTCCAGGGCTCCTTGACAGTGTTTGCCAGCATCTGCGGCAGCGCGGCCATCGCCTGGGGGCGCTATCACCACTACTGCACCC GCAGCCAACTGTCATGGAGCACGGCCATCTCTCTGGTGCTGTTTGTGTGGGTGTCTTCTGCCTTCtgggcagccctgcccctcctgggtTGGGGACACTATAACCACGAGCCACTGGGGACATGCTGCATCCTGGACTACTCCAGAGGGGACAG AAACTTCATCAGTTTCCTCTTCACCATGGCCTTCTTCAACTTCCTCATGCCCCTCTTCATCACACTCACGTCCTACCGGCTCATGGAGCAGAAACTCAGGAAGAGTGGCCATCTGCAG GTGAACACCACTCTGCCAGCCAGGACGCTGCTGCTCGGCTGGGGCCCCTATGCCCTCCTGTATCTGTACGCGACCGTCGCCGACGTGACTTCCATCTCCCCCAAACTGCAGATG GTGCCTGCCCTCATTGCCAAAACGGTGCCCACGATCAACGCCATCAACTATGCCCTGGGCAGTGAGATGCTCCGCAGGGGAATCTGGCAGTGCCTCTCACCGCAGAGGAGCAAGCAGGACAGAGCCAAGTGA
- the RGR gene encoding RPE-retinal G protein-coupled receptor isoform X3 has translation MAEPGTLPTGFRELEVLAVGTVLLVEALSGLSLNGLTIFSFCKTPELRTPSHLLVLSLAIADSGISLNALFAATSILLRHWPYGSDGCQAHGFQGSLTVFASICGSAAIAWGRYHHYCTRSQLSWSTAISLVLFVWVSSAFWAALPLLGWGHYNHEPLGTCCILDYSRGDRNFISFLFTMAFFNFLMPLFITLTSYRLMEQKLRKSGHLQVPALIAKTVPTINAINYALGSEMLRRGIWQCLSPQRSKQDRAK, from the exons ATGGCAGAGCCCGGCACCCTGCCCACCGGCTTCAGGGAGCTCGAGGTGCTGGCTGTGGGGACCGTGCTGCTGGTGGAAG CTCTCTCCGGTCTCAGCCTCAATGGGCTGACCATCTTCTCCTTCTGCAAGACCCCGGAGCTGCGCACTCCCAGCCACCTGCTGGTGCTGAGCTTGGCTATTGCGGACAGCGGGATCAGCCTGAACGCCCTCTTTGCAGCCACATCTATCCTCCTCCG GCACTGGCCCTACGGCTCGGATGGCTGCCAGGCTCACGGCTTCCAGGGCTCCTTGACAGTGTTTGCCAGCATCTGCGGCAGCGCGGCCATCGCCTGGGGGCGCTATCACCACTACTGCACCC GCAGCCAACTGTCATGGAGCACGGCCATCTCTCTGGTGCTGTTTGTGTGGGTGTCTTCTGCCTTCtgggcagccctgcccctcctgggtTGGGGACACTATAACCACGAGCCACTGGGGACATGCTGCATCCTGGACTACTCCAGAGGGGACAG AAACTTCATCAGTTTCCTCTTCACCATGGCCTTCTTCAACTTCCTCATGCCCCTCTTCATCACACTCACGTCCTACCGGCTCATGGAGCAGAAACTCAGGAAGAGTGGCCATCTGCAG GTGCCTGCCCTCATTGCCAAAACGGTGCCCACGATCAACGCCATCAACTATGCCCTGGGCAGTGAGATGCTCCGCAGGGGAATCTGGCAGTGCCTCTCACCGCAGAGGAGCAAGCAGGACAGAGCCAAGTGA
- the LRIT1 gene encoding leucine-rich repeat, immunoglobulin-like domain and transmembrane domain-containing protein 1: MRLAVGMLWLLALGWLPQARGSCPSLCSCSLHILGDGSKARTVVCNDPDMTLPPASIPPDTCRLRLERTAIRQVPGGAFAPLARLEQLWLPYNALGELSALALRGLRRLRELRLPGNRLAAFPWAALGDAPQLRLLDLQANRLSAVPPEAARFLGNLTFLDLSGNQLLRLPQELLGTWAHLKTGLFLPGHHTRLVLGLQDNPWVCDCRLYDLVHFLDGWAPNLAFIETRVRCASPRSLAGVAFSQLELRKCQGPELRPGVASVKSSLGTTVLLRCGATGVPGPEMSWRRASGSPLNGTVRQEVSSDGTSWSLLGLPAVSHLDSGDYVCQAKNFLGASETVISLIVTDPQTSPEHSGSPGALWARTGEGAEAAIYNNKLVARHVPHMAEPAVLATGPSVPSMKEELTLQHLQMGAPGQPSAGQAEPQEARMVRSLKVVGHSYHSVSLVWKAPQAKNTTAFSVLYAVFGQRNMQRVVVQPGKTTVTIHGLVPKTKYVACVCMRGLVPRKEQCIIFSTNEVVDAEGTQRLINVVVISVAAVIALPLTLLVCCGALQRRCRKCRTRGSAEATGTYVNLERLGHSDDGLEELSRHSLSEADRLLSARSSLDSQALGARGSRRMNEFFC; this comes from the exons ATGAGGCTGGCAGTGGGCATGCTCTGGCTCTTGGCCCTTGGGTGGCTCCCCCAGGCCCGGGGCTCCTGCCCATCTCTGTGCAGCTGCAGCCTCCATATTCTGGGCGATGGCAGCAAGGCCAG GACGGTGGTGTGCAACGACCCCGACATGACCCTGCCCCCCGCGTCCATCCCTCCGGACACCTGCAGACTGCGCCTGGAGCGGACGGCCATACGCCAGGTGCCGGGCGGGGCCTTCGCGCCGCTGGCCCGCCTGGAGCAGCTGTGGCTGCCCTACAACGCCCTGGGCGAGCTGAGCGCGCTCGCGCTGCGGGGCCTGCGCCGCCTGCGGGAGCTGCGGCTGCCGGGGAACCGCCTGGCCGCCTTCCCCTGGGCGGCGCTCGGGGACGCCCCCCAGCTGCGGCTGCTGGACCTGCAGGCCAACCGGCTGTCGGCCGTGCCGCCCGAGGCCGCGCGCTTCCTGGGCAACCTCACCTTCCTCGACCTCTCCGGCAACCAGCTGCTGCGGCTGCCGCAGGAGCTGCTGGGCACCTGGGCTCACCTGAAGACCGGCCTCTTCCTCCCCGGCCACCACACCAGACTGGTCCTGG GGCTGCAGGACAACCCCTGGGTGTGTGACTGCCGACTCTATGACCTGGTCCATTTCTTGGATGGTTGGGCCCCAAACCTGGCCTTCATTGAGACCCGGGTGAGGTGTGCCAGTCCTCGCAGCCTGGCTGGAGTGGCCTTCAGCCAGCTGGAACTGAGGAAGTGCCAGGGCCCGGAGCTCCGTCCAGGGGTGGCCAGTGTCAAGTCCTCTTTGGGCACCACAGTATTGCTACGTTGTGGAGCCACTGGGGTCCCTGGGCCTGAGATGAGCTGGAGGAGGGCCAGTGGCAGCCCCCTCAATGGCACAG TGCGCCAGGAAGTCTCCAGTGATGGCACGAGCTGGAGTCTGCTGGGCCTGCCTGCGGTGTCCCACCTTGACTCTGGAGACTACGTCTGCCAGGCCAAGAACTTCCTGGGGGCTTCCGAGACTGTCATCTCCCTGATTGTCACCGACCCCCAGACTTCCCCAGAGCACAGTGGGAGCCCAGGGGCGCTGTGGGCAAGGACAGGCGAGGGGGCGGAAGCTGCCATCTACAACAACAAGCTGGTGGCCAGGCATGTCCCCCATATGGCAGAACCTGCTGTCCTGGCCACTGGGCCCTCTGTGCCCAGCATGAAGGAGGAACTGACCCTCCAGCACTTGCAGATGGGCGCCCCAGGACAGCCCTCCGCCGGGCAGGCGGAGCCCCAGGAGGCCCGCATGGTGAGGTCTCTCAAGGTGGTGGGGCACTCTTACCACAGCGTGTCCTTGGTGTGGAAGGCCCCCCAGGCTAAAAACACAACTGCCTTCAGCGTTCTCTATGCCGTCTTTGGGCAGCGCAACATGCAGCGGGTGGTTGTGCAGCCTGGGAAAACCACTGTCACCATCCATGGGCTGGTGCCCAAGACTAAGTACGTGGCATGCGTTTGCATGCGGGGCCTGGTGCCCCGGAAGGAGCAGTGCATCATCTTCTCAACCAACGAGGTGGTGGACGCCGAGGGCACCCAGCGGCTCATCAACGTGGTAGTGATCAGTGTGGCTGCGGTCATCGCTCTGCCTCTCACGCTGCTGGTCTGCTGCGGTGCTCTCCAGAGACGCTGCCGCAAGTGCCGCACCAGGGGCTCCGCCGAGGCCACGGGCACCTACGTCAACCTGGAGAGGCTGGGCCACAGCGATGACGGCTTGGAGGAGCTGTCCCGGCACAGTCTCAGCGAGGCCGACAGGCTCCTCTCGGCCCGTTCCAGCCTGGACTCTCAGGCCTTGGGGGCCAGGGGGAGCAGAAGGATGAACGAGTTCTTCTGCTGA